The Deinococcus sp. YIM 134068 region CGGCGCGACCTCACCCGCGTCCTGCCCCCCGCCGAGGGCGACGACCCGGAGGCCGACCCCGCCACCGAGCGCACCGGGGCCGTCACCCTGCGGCTGGGGGCGCGGGCGGGCCGGGACATCCTCGGCGTGACGGGCGGCGTCACCTACGCGGCGGAGTCGGGCCTCACGCTGGGGCTGGACGCGCTGGCCGGACTGGGAACGTGGGGCGCGGTGGGCAGTGTCCAGGCCCCCGACCTCCTCGGGGAGGGCAGCCTCGCCCAGGTCTACGTCGCCTACGAGCCGTGGCGCACGGCGAGCGCGCCCCTGCGCGTCGGCACCGAGGTCCGCGTTCCCACCGGCAGCGGCACCCTCAGCGTGGACGTGCGGGGCGGAAGGCTGCAAGGTGGGGCAACCGGCTTCGGGGCGCGGGTGGGCTACACCTTCCCGCTCGGCGGCCCGCCCGAGGAGGGGCCGGGTGACGGGCCAATCGGCGGCCCAGCGGGGCCGTGAACCCCTCGTCAGCGTCCGCCCGCCCTTCTCATGAGAGGCGGTGGGAGACTGCGAACGTGAAGAAGACCCTCCCCCTCCTGACCGTGGCCCTCCTCGCGTCAGGTGCCCATGCACAGACCGCCCAGGACATCCTCAGCCGCGTGGAGGCCGCGCAGAAGGCCGCCCGCGACGTGACTTTCCGCCTCAGCGGCAGCGCCACGCTGGAGACCGCCGCCCAGAGGATCGATCTCACCGTCAAGAGCATCCCCGCGCAGAACGTCGCCCGCATCCAGTTCACGGCCCCCGACGCCCTCGCGGACAACGTGGTGGTGGCCGACCGGAACGAGGTGCGCCAGTACCTCTTCCTGACCAACCAGATCACCGTCACGCCGACCAAGACGGCCACCGCGAGCGCGGGTCTGGGCGGGCTGGACTTCACGGGCCTGACGAACGCCGCGACGCTGCTCAGCACCTACAACGTCAGGTTGCTCGGCACCACGACCGTGGCGGGCCGCAAGGTCTACCAGTTGGAGGCCACGCCCAAGAGCGGAGCCAGCACCGACCGCGCCCGCGTCTGGATCACCGAGGCGGGCTGGCGTCCCACCCGCGTGCAACTCGTGGGGAGCGGCAACCGGGTCCTCGCCGATCTCAACGTCACGAACTACCGCGTCAACAGCGGCCTGACCGTCTCCGCCCTCAAAGCCCTCCCGAAAGACGCCGAGATCATCAGACAGTAGGTCAAAGCGAAGGAAGGGGAGGAAGCCGACTCGGTGGCTCCTCCCCTTCCCCTTTGACGGTTAGACCGTTGGACGGTTAGACGGTCCGCCCGTCAGACCCTCAGCTCAGAATCCGCCGCGCCCCGACGTAGCGGTTGGCCCAGTACGCATTGCCGAACAGCGGCTCGATGACCGTGCGGCCCCGGTAGGAGTTGGCGTTCGCCATCAGGCCGTCGCCGAGGTAGATGCCGACGTGGCTGGCGACGCGCCCGGTCGTGTTGAAGAACACGAGGTCGCCCGCCCGCAGGTCGCGGCGGCTCACGCCCACGCCCGCTCTCCACTGGGCGGCGGCGGTGCGCGGCAGCCTCACCCCGAGTTGGCCGAAGACGCGCATGGTGAAGCCCGAGCAGTCCAGCCCGCCCGCACTCCCCAGCGCGTAGCGGATGCCGAGGAACCGGGTCGCCGCCGTTCGGATGAACGCGCTGCCCCCACGGGGAGCGGCGGCCTGCGGGGCGGGCGTGGGCGTGGCCTTCGGCAGCGTGGCGGTCGGGGCCGCCGGGCGTGGGGCGGGACGCGTAGCAGCCGGGGCCGTGGTCGCCGTCACTGGAGCCGCCGCCTCCGCGCCGCCCACTTCCAGCGTCTGACCGACCTGAAGGGTGGGGCTGGGCAGCCCGTTGAGCTGCATCACCTGCACCGGCTCCATGCCGAACTTCTGCGCGACGCTGTAGAGCGTGTCACCGGCCTTCACGGTGTAGGGAGCGGCCACGGAAGCCCCGCTCGTCAGGGCCGTGAGGGTCAGGAGGATTCGGAGCGCATTCATCGTCGGGGAGAAGTTTAACCCGTCTTTATTTTATTTGCCCTTCATACTTGAGAGAAGTGACATTATTTATGCAGCTATACGTTGTTTATGCTTCCTGATGGGGGCGTCAGAAAAGCGTGGAATTTGTCTCAGACTCAATTTTCTCAAAAACGACCTCACACGATGTCGTGGGACGAGGGCAGCGTCTCACACGCCTAAAAAGGTGTTCCAGAGGGGGTTACAGATCTCATCCTACTCATGAAGGTGGAGCGTGGGGAAGGGCCATGCCCGGCCACCTATACTCAGCGGCATTACCGGGTCGCGCCGCGTCACCTGTGCCGGAGGAGCCATGAGGGAACCGATGACCACCGACCAAATCCTGCAAGGTCTCAAGCACTACCGCCGCATCGCCCGCCAGGACATGCTGCGCGCGCCGGAAACGCCCCACCCGGACGCCTTCCTCCTGCACGCGGAGAGCCGCCGCGAGGTGTACGCCGAGCTGAGCGCCCACGCCGGGGAGCACGCGCCGGACGAGGTCATCGAGTACGCGCTGGACCTGTACCGCCGCCTGCCCTTCGTGACGGGCACGCCCGAGCCGGACCACGCCGACGTGAAGGGCCGCGAGAACGCGCTGGAGAACTTCTTCCTCCTCGTCGGCCTCGACCCCAAGACCCGGCGGGAGGCCCGGAGCAAACGGCCCCGGCTGGACGCGGCGGGCACGGCGGCGGCGAACTAGTTCCCACGTCAGGAGGCGATCCCGTGACCGTGGCGGACATGGCGGCCCTACGCGCGCTGGAGGCCCGCGCCAGAGCCTGCACGGCCTGCAAGCTGCGCCCCGGTGCCACACAGGTCGTCGTGTCGGACGGCAATCCGGCGGCGCGGCTCCTCATCGTCGGGGAGGGACCGGGTGGGGAGGAGGACCGGGTGGGCCTGCCCTTCGTGGGCCGGGCAGGGCAACTCCTCGACCGCATCCTCGCTGCCGTGGGCCTGACCCGGCAGGACGCCTACCTCACCCACGTCGTCCAGTGCCGCCCGCCCGGCGACCGCACGCCGCACGCCGACGAGACGGCCACCTGTACCCGGCTGTGGCTCGAACCGCAACTCTCACTCCTGCGCCCGCGCGTCATCCTCAGCCTGGGCAACACGCCGACCGGGTATCTCCTCGGCACCCGTCCCGGCATCACGGGGGTGCGCGGCCTCTGGCACCCCTACCGCCACGACGACGGGCAGGGCGGCACTTACGAGGCCCTGCTGATGCCGATGTTCCACCCCGCCTACCTGCTCCACCACGACACCCGCGCTCCCGGCGGCCCCAGGAGCCTGACATGGCGCGACATCCGCGAGGCCGCCGCCGTGTTGAGGGGCGAGAAGGAGCCGGAGGGGCTGGCCGCGTCTGCCCTGCCGGAGGGCGATCAGCCGACTTTGTTCTAGGGTGCGGGGAATGGCCACGCAGATCACGCGAATCATCGACCGGGCACACGAGGGGCGCGTTCGGGAGCTGGAGTCCGAATATTTTGCCTGGGTCAACGCGCAGCTTCAGGGCGAGTTCCAGATCAGGCTGGACGTGGAGAGGATGATCGCCGGCGACATGGAGCATCTGAACATCTACTTTCCCCCGGACGGGGGCCTCTTCCTCGCCGAGGCGGATGGCGGGTTGGCGGGCATGATCTTTCTGACCCGGCTGCGGGGGGACGCCGGACAGATCAGACGGATGTACGTGCGGGACGAGTACCGCAGGCGGGGCGTCGCGCGGGCCTTGTTCGGGGCGGCCATCCGGGAGGCCCGCGCCATCGGCTATGCCCGACTTCTGCTGGAAAGCCCAGTGTCGTGGAGGGGCGCGCACGCCCTGTACCGCGAAATGGGCTTCGGGAAAGTCGTCATGTACCCCGAAAGCGAGGTGCCGGAGCCTCTGCGCGGGTACTGGGTTTTTATGGAGAAGACGTTGTAGGCGTTGGGGAATGGGGACAGAGGCCCAGGCCCGACACGCCTTCGCCCCTCGCGGCAGAGGCGGTCAGGCAGATTCCCCCACCCGGCTCCACGGCCTACACTGCCCCCCATGCCCAACCAGGAACTCGTCGGACTCATCAACTCGCTCCAGGCGACCGCCGAGGCCGCGCTGGGGGACCTCAACGCCGCCACCGCCAGCGCCTCGCGCGACGGCCTGCTCGACAGCAATCGGGCGCGGCAGACCGCCGAACGCTCACTGCGGCTGCTGACCATGCTCGCCGAGAAGACGCGCGGCAACCTCGACTTCACCGAGGCGGAACTCCTGACCGACGCCATCGGCAGCCTGCGCGCCCGGCTGGGTAACTGAGTGAGGGGGACTTGAATGCGGGCGGTGCTCCAGCGGGTGACGCGGGCGAGCTGCACGGTGGAGGGCCGCGTGACGGGCGAGACCGGCCCCGGCTTCCTCGTCCTGCTGGGGGTGGCCCCGGACGACACGGCGGACACGGCCCGGCGACTTGCCGCCCAGATCGTGAAGCTCCGCATCTTCGGCGACGAGGCGGGCAGGATGAACCTCAGCCTGCTCGACATCGGCGGTGGGGTCCTCAGCGTCAGCCAATTCACCCTGTACGCCGACACCCGGCGGGGCAACCGTCCGGGCTTCACGGGGGCCGCCCCGCCCGAACAGGCCCGCGCCCTCTACGCCGAGTTCAACGCGGCCCTGCGCGCCCACGGCGTCCCGGTGGGGGAGGGCGTCTTCGGGGCGCATATGACCCTCGACCTGACGAACGACGGCCCGGTGACGTTGGTGCTCGATACGGGGCAGGGATAAATCCAGCACCCACATTTGCGCGTGTGGGCGCACGCCGCTGGGCCAGCGCCACGGTAGACCTTGCCTCCCCGATGCGGCTATTCTGCTCCTTATGCCCCCCCGTTCCCTCCTGCTCGCCGCCGCACTCCTGCTGGGTGTGGCGGGCGCGTACACCGTCAAACCCGGCGATACCCTCTACAGCATCGCGCGCCGAAACGGCACGACCGTGGAGGAACTCGTGCGCCTCAATGGGTTGAAGAACACCTCGCTGGAGGTGGGGCAAACGCTGAAACTGCCGGGTGCGGCGGCTCCAACGGTTCCAACGCCCACCCAGTCCCCCACGACGGCCACCCCCGCCCCGGCTCCCGGCTCGGCCCCGCTGCCCGGCCCGGTGCCCGTGGGGACGGCGCAGGTCGCGGGCGTGACGGTGGTCGCGCCCACCTCGCTGCGGATGGGCGACGCCTTCGTGCTGCGCCTGAGCGGGCCGCGTGCGGGGCAGGCGACGGTCCGGTTCCCCAGCGAGGTCGGCGAGGATGTGCGCCGCCCCGAGGAGTGGCTGACGCCCACGGGCGCGGCGGGGGAGTTCGTCGTGCTGGGGCGCGTGGTGCTGGGCAAGACCACGCCCGTCGTGTACGAGATTCGGGTGGGGGGCGATCAGGTGCGCGGCAGCATTCCCGTCACGGGCCTGACCCAGACCATCCAGTACCTCAACCTGCCTCCCGCCATCAGCAACAAGCTTCAGGACCCCGGACGCAAGGCCGAGGACGCCGCCGTGGAGCGGGCCTACAGCCGCCGCACCCCCCAGGTCTGGTCGCGGCCCTTCCAGCCCGCCGTCGCCGTGCGGGCGCAGAGCAGCGCCTTCGGGCAGCCGCGCACCTACGTCGCGGGCGGCCCCGTCCAGTACCACTACGGCACCGACTACCCCGCCCCCGTCGGCACGCCCGTCACCGCCATCAACGACGGCACCGTGGTCATCGCGGGCCGCTACCCGGTGCGCGGCGGCCTCGTCGTTATCGATCACGGTGCGGGCCTGACCAGCCTGTACTTCCACCAGAGCCGGGTCATTGCCAAAGTCGGCCAGAGGGTCCGGCGCGGCGACAAGATCGGTGAGGTCGGTTCCACGGGCCTGAGCGCCGGGCCGCACCTGCACCTCGAAATGCGCGTGCGCGGAGAGGGCACCAATCCGCTGGGATGGATCAACCGGGTGTGGCCGAGGTAGAGCGGCCAGCTTCCAGCGACCAGCAGCCAGCAAGGGAAACGCGAGAGCCGGAGCCTTCACCTCTCAGGGCTGACGGCTGACGGCTGACGGCTGACGGCTGACGGCTGACGGCTGATAGCTTACCCACCATGCCCGACCTTCCCACCCTTCAGGAACTCGACGCCTTCGGTGAGGGCCTGTTGCCCGGCCTCATCGGTATCCGCTTTACCCACGCGGAGCGGGGCCTGCTCCGGAGTGAGTTCACCGTGCGCCGGGAACTCCTCGCCCCCAACTCCTTCCTCCACGCGGCGTCCGTCGTCGCGCTGGCGGACACGACCTGCGGCTACGGCACGCGGATGCTGCTGCCCGAGGGCGCGAGCGGCTTCACCACCATCGAACTCAAGAGCAACCACCTCTCCACCGCCCGCGAGGGGGTCGTCACCTGCGAGGCTCGCGTCGTCCACGCCGGGCGCACCACCCAGGTCTGGGACGCCGAGGTGAGGAGCGAGGCGGGACGGGTGATGGCGCTGTTCCGGTGTACGCAGGCGGTGTTGTACCCGAGGTAGCCCGTGGCGTGTAGCTTGTGGCCCGTAGAGGCTCCTCCTCTCCTCCACAAGCGACGAGCCACATGCCACAGGCCTCTTTCTTCCTCCACCACCCCGACCCCCTGACCCGTGAGGTCGCGCGGGGGTATGTGGGGGGCGCTTTCCTGATGGACAACGGCGGCGGCGTGGAGTGGTACACGGTGGAGCGGCGGGCGCTCGTGCCGCTCACCGAAGCGGAGGGATTGCACGTGGCGCGGCGGCTGCGGCGGGAGCTGGGCCGCTTCGAGGTGCGGGTGGACACCGCCTTTCCCGACGTGGTGGAGGGGTGCCGGGGCCTCCTGCCCGGCTCGCCGGGGCGCGACGGCGAGTGGATCAGCCCGCCGCTCGCGCACCTGTACACGCACCTTCATGGGACGGGGCTGGCCCACTCTTTCGAGGTCTGGCGGGACGGGGAGCTGGCGGGAGGCGTTCTCGGCATGGCGCTCGGCGGCGCGTTCATCGCGGAGAGCAAGTTCCACCGCCTTCCGAACGCGAGCAAGGCGGCCCTCGTCCACCTCGCGGCGCACCTGTACGCGCGGGGCTTCTCGCTGCTGGACGCGCAGATTCAGAATCCGCACCTCGCCCGTCTGGGGATCTATGAGGTGGGCGGGGCCGAGTACCGGAGACGCTTGCGGGAGGCGCTGGAACGGGACGTGAGCCTGTAGGGAGCCGTCAGTTCAACTCGTTCGGATCGCGGGAGCGGAAGAGTCGAGGGTCGGCGTCCGGGTCCCCGTCCTCGGGCGTCCACCCAATCGGCGGTTCCAGGCCGTATCCGTCCAGCTCGGGCATCTGGTGGTGAATCAGGATGTCCGTCGCCGCCTGCTGCCGGGTATGCTCGTCGGTCCAGTCCGGCCAGCGGCCAGTCTCCAGCACGCTCACTGTCACGTGGCCCGTGTCGTCCTCCCGGTGGTCGGCCCCGGCGACGATTTCCAGCACGAGGCGGCGGGTGCCGGAGCGGGTGGCCCGCTGCCAGATGCCCGGCACCTCGGAGGGAAAGAGCCGCCCCCACGCCAGGCCGGGCGAGACGGGGCGGCACAGGTGGGCGGCCTGCACGGCGAGGGCGTGTGCCCGCTCGGTCGGCAGGCCGGATTCCTCCAGCAATTCGGCAATTCCGGCGGCCACCGGGTCCAGGTCGGTCACGCTGCCGCCTCTTCGGGAGAGGGAAGGATGGCGCGATACTTGCCGCCCTTCATGCGAGTGGGCGGCTCTTCCTCGATCAGCAGACCGGCGTCCACGAGGGCATTCAGAGCACGGGCCGGATAAACGCCCAGCGCCTTGTCCAGGCTGGCGACGCTGTGCTGTCCGGGGTACTGCCTCACATACAACCAAACGAGTTTCTCGACCGGCGTTCGTTCGCGCACGGCTTCAGGGAGGCGGCGTTCCATCCCTGCACTGTGGCAGCTCACCTGCCCCGTGGTGAACGCAAATGACGACTCCCCCCGACGCCTCCCCCCGTCGTCTACCCGAAGAATGCCCCCCACAGCAGATACCCGTTCAGCCCGATGATGAGCAGGGCGAAGGTCCAGCCCAGGAAGGTGACGACCGGGCGGCTGACGAGGACGCCCATCACGTCGCGGCGGGCGGTGAAGAGCAGCAGCGGCACGAGCGCGAAGGGCACGCCGAAGCTGAGGATGACCTGCGAGAGGATAAGCGTCTGGGTGGGGTCCAGCCCCGCGAGGATGACGGCGAAGGCGGGCAGCATGGTGATGGTGCGCCGCAGCCACAGCGGAATGCTGAAGTTCACGAAGCCCTGCATGATGACCTGCCCGGCCATCGTGCCGACCGCGCTGCTGCTCAGACCCGAGGCGAGCAGGGCGATGGCGAAGGCGACGGCGGCGGCGGACCCCAGCAGCGGCGTCAGCGTCTGGTACGCCACCGTCAGGTCCCCGGCGTTCTCCACGCCCTTGCCGAAGAAGGTCGCCGCGCTCACCGCGAGCATGCTCATGTTGATGAGACCCGCGAAGCCCATCGCCGCCACCACGTCCACCCGGTTCAGGCGCGACAATCGCAGCTTTTCCTCGTCCGTGCGGGTGGGCACGCGGCCCTGCGTCAGCGCCGAGTGCAGGTAGATCACGTGCGGCATGACCGTCGCGCCGATGATGCCGACCGCGAGATACACGCTGTCCACGCCCTGAAAGGAGGGGACGAAGCCGCGCAACGCCTCCGCGCCGGGCCGCGCGATGATGAACTGCACGAGGTACGCCATCCCGATGATCAGGACGAACGCGCCGATGGCGATCTCCAGAGGGCGGAAGCCCCGGCGCTGGAGGGTCAGCAGCCAGAAGGTGATGACGCCCGTGATGGCCGCGCCCCAGATCAGCGACAGCCCCGTCAGCAGGTGGATGGCGAGCGCCGCCCCCAGGAACTCCGCGAGGTCGGTCGCCATCGCCACGATCTCGGCCTGCACCCAGTAGAACCACACGAGGGGCCGGGGCCAGCGTTCGCGGATGACCTCCGGCAGATTCCTTCCCGACGCGATGCCCAGCTTCGAGCTGAGGTTCTGAATCAGCATCGCCATCAGGTTGGCCGCCAGGATCACCCACAGCAGCGTGTACCCGAACTGTGCCCCACCCTGAATGTTCGTGGCGAAGTTGCCGGGGTCCATGTACGCGATGCTCGCCACCACCGCCGGGCCGACGAACGGCAGCACGCGCGCCAGCCCCCGCCGTTGGGCGGGCCGGGCGAGGATTTCCGTGGCCCGCTGGGTCATGCGGGCGTCGAAGCTCTGCGCCGGGTCTGGGGGCAGGGCAACCGAGTCGGAAGAGGGGGGCGGGACAGACATGCCATATTTTAGGCATGCCTAAAAATAAAATCCAGTCCCCCGAAGAGGGGGAGGCAGCTTGGGGCCGATATGTCCCAGTCAGTTTTAAGAAACAGCCGTCACGCTGGCGTGTCTTGCAGGGAAGAGGAGGGAGGGCGTCTCCAGCGCAGGGGCTGTGGCGGTGCCAACCATCTCGTTTGCTTCATCTGTATTCGGTTGCTCGACGCTGAGTGGCTGATCGAGTGCAATCCCATGCTGCTTATATGATCAAAGATGATCGCTCCGGCGAGCAGCCCCACCGTGGCGCTCCCGTCGTCCCATTCGGTGAGGCGGTAGCCGAAGCCCCGCGTATGGAGAAGGGTGCGGAAGCGGCTGTAACTCCACGTTGATACCTTCCATGCCCACGGTGCCGCAAAAACGCCGGGCAGCCGCAGGTGCCTATGTCGCCATCGCTGCCACTTGTACCGCAGGCTGAGGTACTCCAGGATGCCATCGTTGAAGGTGAGTTCCAGCCAAGGCCCATACCCAAGGACTTCAAAGGGTGGAAGCACTGCTCGCGGATTACTCGTGTCTGTCGATTGGCCGAGAACATCAACCACCTGGCTACGCGTCATACCTGGTCTGACGGGACCGAGTTCGCCCCGTTCGAGGAACGCCAGGAGTGTGGCGAAGTCCCGTTCGTTCACAGCATTTGGTCGTGTTCTACGAGGAGCGGGGACATTCATGCCTCAAGGTACGATGTCTTGCGTCCTCACTGAACCGACCTTCTTCCACCTCGTTACTCAGTCCGCCCCCGCCCGTTGCCCTAGCCAATTCCCGCCCGCACGCGCCCGGCGGGCTTACCCTGACCGCATGACCGCCTCCCTCCCCGCCCACAGTGAAGCGGTGGCCGACCAACGCCCCGCCTTGCGCGTCCTGATCTGCGACGAGATGAACCCCGGAGAGCTGACCCATGCCGGATTCGAGATCGACTACGAGGGCAACCTCCCCCGCGAGGAGACGTTGCGCCGATTGCCGGGCTACGACGCCCTCATCACCCGCAGCCGGACGCGGGTGGACCGTGAGTTGCTGGAGGCGGCGGGCGAGCGCCTGAAGGTGATCGGGCGCGGCGGCGTCGGCGTGGACAACATCGACCTGGAGGCGTGCAGTCGGCGGGGCATCCTCGTCCTGAACGCGCCCGAGAGCAACAACGTCTCGGCGGCGGAACTCGCGCTGGCGCA contains the following coding sequences:
- a CDS encoding LysM peptidoglycan-binding domain-containing C40 family peptidase, yielding MNALRILLTLTALTSGASVAAPYTVKAGDTLYSVAQKFGMEPVQVMQLNGLPSPTLQVGQTLEVGGAEAAAPVTATTAPAATRPAPRPAAPTATLPKATPTPAPQAAAPRGGSAFIRTAATRFLGIRYALGSAGGLDCSGFTMRVFGQLGVRLPRTAAAQWRAGVGVSRRDLRAGDLVFFNTTGRVASHVGIYLGDGLMANANSYRGRTVIEPLFGNAYWANRYVGARRILS
- a CDS encoding uracil-DNA glycosylase → MAALRALEARARACTACKLRPGATQVVVSDGNPAARLLIVGEGPGGEEDRVGLPFVGRAGQLLDRILAAVGLTRQDAYLTHVVQCRPPGDRTPHADETATCTRLWLEPQLSLLRPRVILSLGNTPTGYLLGTRPGITGVRGLWHPYRHDDGQGGTYEALLMPMFHPAYLLHHDTRAPGGPRSLTWRDIREAAAVLRGEKEPEGLAASALPEGDQPTLF
- a CDS encoding PaaI family thioesterase — encoded protein: MPDLPTLQELDAFGEGLLPGLIGIRFTHAERGLLRSEFTVRRELLAPNSFLHAASVVALADTTCGYGTRMLLPEGASGFTTIELKSNHLSTAREGVVTCEARVVHAGRTTQVWDAEVRSEAGRVMALFRCTQAVLYPR
- a CDS encoding GNAT family N-acetyltransferase — translated: MATQITRIIDRAHEGRVRELESEYFAWVNAQLQGEFQIRLDVERMIAGDMEHLNIYFPPDGGLFLAEADGGLAGMIFLTRLRGDAGQIRRMYVRDEYRRRGVARALFGAAIREARAIGYARLLLESPVSWRGAHALYREMGFGKVVMYPESEVPEPLRGYWVFMEKTL
- a CDS encoding DUF1844 domain-containing protein, encoding MPNQELVGLINSLQATAEAALGDLNAATASASRDGLLDSNRARQTAERSLRLLTMLAEKTRGNLDFTEAELLTDAIGSLRARLGN
- a CDS encoding outer membrane lipoprotein carrier protein LolA, which translates into the protein MKKTLPLLTVALLASGAHAQTAQDILSRVEAAQKAARDVTFRLSGSATLETAAQRIDLTVKSIPAQNVARIQFTAPDALADNVVVADRNEVRQYLFLTNQITVTPTKTATASAGLGGLDFTGLTNAATLLSTYNVRLLGTTTVAGRKVYQLEATPKSGASTDRARVWITEAGWRPTRVQLVGSGNRVLADLNVTNYRVNSGLTVSALKALPKDAEIIRQ
- a CDS encoding Nramp family divalent metal transporter, with amino-acid sequence MTQRATEILARPAQRRGLARVLPFVGPAVVASIAYMDPGNFATNIQGGAQFGYTLLWVILAANLMAMLIQNLSSKLGIASGRNLPEVIRERWPRPLVWFYWVQAEIVAMATDLAEFLGAALAIHLLTGLSLIWGAAITGVITFWLLTLQRRGFRPLEIAIGAFVLIIGMAYLVQFIIARPGAEALRGFVPSFQGVDSVYLAVGIIGATVMPHVIYLHSALTQGRVPTRTDEEKLRLSRLNRVDVVAAMGFAGLINMSMLAVSAATFFGKGVENAGDLTVAYQTLTPLLGSAAAVAFAIALLASGLSSSAVGTMAGQVIMQGFVNFSIPLWLRRTITMLPAFAVILAGLDPTQTLILSQVILSFGVPFALVPLLLFTARRDVMGVLVSRPVVTFLGWTFALLIIGLNGYLLWGAFFG
- the dtd gene encoding D-aminoacyl-tRNA deacylase, with the translated sequence MRAVLQRVTRASCTVEGRVTGETGPGFLVLLGVAPDDTADTARRLAAQIVKLRIFGDEAGRMNLSLLDIGGGVLSVSQFTLYADTRRGNRPGFTGAAPPEQARALYAEFNAALRAHGVPVGEGVFGAHMTLDLTNDGPVTLVLDTGQG
- the aat gene encoding leucyl/phenylalanyl-tRNA--protein transferase; translated protein: MPQASFFLHHPDPLTREVARGYVGGAFLMDNGGGVEWYTVERRALVPLTEAEGLHVARRLRRELGRFEVRVDTAFPDVVEGCRGLLPGSPGRDGEWISPPLAHLYTHLHGTGLAHSFEVWRDGELAGGVLGMALGGAFIAESKFHRLPNASKAALVHLAAHLYARGFSLLDAQIQNPHLARLGIYEVGGAEYRRRLREALERDVSL
- a CDS encoding LysM peptidoglycan-binding domain-containing M23 family metallopeptidase, giving the protein MPPRSLLLAAALLLGVAGAYTVKPGDTLYSIARRNGTTVEELVRLNGLKNTSLEVGQTLKLPGAAAPTVPTPTQSPTTATPAPAPGSAPLPGPVPVGTAQVAGVTVVAPTSLRMGDAFVLRLSGPRAGQATVRFPSEVGEDVRRPEEWLTPTGAAGEFVVLGRVVLGKTTPVVYEIRVGGDQVRGSIPVTGLTQTIQYLNLPPAISNKLQDPGRKAEDAAVERAYSRRTPQVWSRPFQPAVAVRAQSSAFGQPRTYVAGGPVQYHYGTDYPAPVGTPVTAINDGTVVIAGRYPVRGGLVVIDHGAGLTSLYFHQSRVIAKVGQRVRRGDKIGEVGSTGLSAGPHLHLEMRVRGEGTNPLGWINRVWPR